The genomic region TAACCCTTATTGAAAAAATAATATTATTAATTATTGGAATATCAATTCTTTTGTCTGAAGCTACAATATTTCCAATAAGATCCTGACTCAAGAATAATGAGAATAATAATATAAGTACTCCTAAACACCTAATTACAGTTCTATTGCTCATATTCAAAGTTAATCTTAACTGGTTAATAATCAATCCACGTTTATTACTATGGGATGATCTTATTGCAGCTTTGCTTTCTTAACTTTTTTTAGGCTAGGACTAAATATTTCAAAAGCATAAGAAATTACTACCCCTGCAAACGCTGATATAATAATAGCCAACATAATACTTTTAATTCTGTTAGGAAAAACCGGGCTATTTGGCACAACTGCTTTATCGAGAATGCGAATTCCTGAAATTATAGACATCTTTTCCATACTCATTTCCTTGAGTTGTTCTATAGGCAGACTAAACGTAGGCTTATTATTTTGCTTCAACAATAATTTTCTTTCTACATCCTGAATGATGTAGGCATCAACAATAGCATTAGCTATTAAAGCTGCCCTTTTAGGATTATTATCATAAACATGAACAAAAACTGCCCATGAATACCTTTCTTGTTCAACGGAAACCTTACTTAAAAGTAACCCCACAGGATCTTTCGAATCCTTAAATTCTACATCGTTATCTAAATGCAACATATTAAAGACTTTCTCTGCTAGGAAACGAGAACTTAATATCCTGCATTGTGTACGATAATAATCAACTCCAAGATCATTTGGAGCATAAAACATATCATTATCAGTGACGCTTTTAGGAGCCATATTTTCTAAAATTAAGCTAGCCGTAACTGCATACATAGGCTTAATTTTATTAATACGAACCGCCTCAAAGATTGAAACTGCAGCAACAAATACCAAAATTAGAACCATCCTTTTCTTTACCACCAACAAAATGTCATTCATAGTTATAATCTCCTTATTATCATTACCCATTATATTTAATTCCTCTGATTATAATTGCGCCTTAAGCATTTTTTAATAATAACCTAAGATCCTCCTCCAAGCAATTTTCTTGTTGGTTTAAAAAATCTTCCGAGTTGAAATTAAACTTTTTTGGTAAACATAGGAAAGTATTCTTTAAATCTTCTTTGCTTCCATTTTTAAAAATAAACCCGTACTTAACCTTTTCATAAATCTCATTAAAATATGGCAAATCAGAAGAAATTACAGGTTTATTATAATAAAATGCCAGGTTAAGAATTGCGCTTTGGTAAATTTTTTCATATGGCAACAAGACATAATCGGCGTTATTAAACAAGTACCCAAGCTCATCGTTATTTATGTACCTTATAATTAGAGATAAATCAACATTATTAGAAATCATATTTTCAATTGGAACAAAAGCTTTGTTGATATTTTGTCCGGCGATAATTAATTTTAGCCTATTTAGTTCATGTGGATTAAGTTCGTTTAACGCATTAATAACCAAATCTAATCCTTTCGATTTCTTAATGCCTCCAAAAAAAAGTAAATTAATCTTTGAGTGATTAACACTATCCCTTACTTCAGGAGCAATATTAGCATCATCAAAAGATTTATCGAAAGAATATGCAGGCCAAGGAATAATAAAAATTCTCCCTCTGAAACCAAGACTATATAATTCATCTCTTGCGCTTTTTGAGAAAACAATGATATTTCGTATGAAATATTTATAAAAGATTCGCTGCAGCAGACTTAAACCATCCATCGTATTTAGCGACTGGACATCATTGACTAAAACAAAAAAATTACCTAATAAAGAAAATGGTAAATTAAAAATAATGTCTACAAATCTTAAGCCAAAACAAGAATAGACAAAAATGCTTTTTTGATGGCAAAATATAAATTTTAAATAATTTAAATAAGAAATAACAAAAAATAATATTTTCTTAGCAAAACTTATGTTCTTGTAGAAATTATAAAAGACTTTGCTGCAATTCTTACTACTAAAATTAGAAATAATCCCACATTTGATACCATTAGATACAAAGAGTTTAACTAAATTCTCATCAAATGATTCTAAACCTGATTTCTCCCCAACTGTATCAATGAAATAAACCATTTAAGCGCCTTTAGCTTGCCCTAAATTCTCCAACACTAATTATGTTAGCAACTACAGAGAGAACAATAGTTATAACTGATTCAGAAAAGAATCCGATCAAGAAAAAACCAAAAACAAACCCAAAAGCAACAAATCTGTTCTTAATAAACAACTCTTTACTTAAAAGAAAAATAATCCATAGATACAACAAGAAAAACAAAAATCCGAATTGATAGAACATAATTCCGATAAAACTTTCATTACCGTTAGAAGTAGAAAGGCTACTTAAAACCTTATCAAAGGTATTATTGAATAAGGCGATATTCCCATCATTTACTGCTTGAGAGTAAATAAGATAGCCGGCAGTTCCTGTCCCATGCCCCAGAAAAGGATGAACAAAACCATTAATAGCACCTAAAACAAGGCCTGAATAATGGCAACCCAAGCTTCCATAGGTAGTATCTACATGCGAGAAATCTGAATGGTCAAATATAACAAATAAACAGACAAACAAAACAAGGATAAGGAAAAAATAGAAAAATAAGACTTTCCTCTTTGCAAAAATACTAATTAAAAATAAACCTATTAATATAACTGCGCTTTTAACAAAAGACAAACATAAAGATAGGAAAATAATAATTTTATTACTCCTGCTTAACGGCACTAGAAAAGAAATTATTAATAACTCAGCCGAGAAAAGACCCAATGTTAATGGGCTAAAGAAAAACGAACCCGAGCGAAAAAACTTGATTCCAAAATCTTCGATTAAATAGGAAGATCCATCCAAACCTACGGGAACAAAGAGTTTAAATTTCTCTAAAAATTTCATTTTAAAATCTACGGGGATAATTTGCTCAAAGATTGCAAAAATAATTAAAGGGATACCGATATTCAAAATAAAACCATAAATTTTCTTAAAATCGAGTGGCAGCGTTAACAAAATTAAGATTGTCAAAAGTGGCATTAAAAACTGTGCATACGAAATCAATACATATCTCTTCTCGACAAACAAGGGTAGGTTAAAATAAGTCCTAAATGTTATAACGGAAAGAAAGAAAATTAAAATAATTACCGGGAATATTAAAAAACTAATTTTCATTTCATAGGCGATCTTTAGAATTATATGAATTATTGAAATAAAAAAGAGGGATAGAAAAAATGTGATAATCACTGCTTTAAGAATAAAATTTGGAAAAAACAAGGAGATGAGATTTTTATAGACTAGCAAAAAAACTAGGAAATTGACCAACAATGTATATATGTAAATGGATTTTTGAGGCTCTGGAAGCGACTTAATCAATGTATTTATGCTATTATTCATCAAAAGCCAGTTAATCTCGAGGAATACTTTTCAGACTTGAAATCAATAACAACCATCTCTAACTTGTTAACTTAAAATAATCTTGCAAGAATCGTTTAAAGAAAGCTATAAAACAATTCTTCATAACTATTAGCAACATCACCCCAATTATAATACCTCTCTACCCGTTCTCTCGCTAACAAACGATATCTATCAGCAACCTCTGGGCTTTTCAGTAAGAATTCAATCTTGTTCTTTAAATCAATAATATTATTTTGTTCAAACCAAATACCAGCATCTCCAATTACTTCTATATTAAAATTTACACCATTTACTAAAACACAATTTCCGCATGCCATCGCTTGCAATAATGCCGGATTAGTCCCCCCCACTTCATTTCCATGAATGTATAAATAGCTATTGCTCAACAAAACATTACACTCATTTTTAGAAATCCTACCAAGAAACTTTATCCTACTATCTCGAGTGTTGTGTAATTGCGAAATGTATTTTTTAGCATAAGGCGCATCTCCTGCAATAACTAAAGGAATTTCAGTATTAACTTTTTCATAAGCTTTAATTACAATATGAGCATTATTTTCTGGCTCAAGCCTACTTACATAAAGCATATAACGCTTCCCAATTAACCCAAACTTATTTAATAACCCATCATCATCCTCAAAATTAATGCGTTTGTTTGCTCCATAAGAGATATAGTTAGTATTTATATTAAATTTCCCTTTATAATATGCTTTTAGCACTTTTGAATCTGTAACA from Candidatus Omnitrophota bacterium harbors:
- a CDS encoding glycosyltransferase, producing MVYFIDTVGEKSGLESFDENLVKLFVSNGIKCGIISNFSSKNCSKVFYNFYKNISFAKKILFFVISYLNYLKFIFCHQKSIFVYSCFGLRFVDIIFNLPFSLLGNFFVLVNDVQSLNTMDGLSLLQRIFYKYFIRNIIVFSKSARDELYSLGFRGRIFIIPWPAYSFDKSFDDANIAPEVRDSVNHSKINLLFFGGIKKSKGLDLVINALNELNPHELNRLKLIIAGQNINKAFVPIENMISNNVDLSLIIRYINNDELGYLFNNADYVLLPYEKIYQSAILNLAFYYNKPVISSDLPYFNEIYEKVKYGFIFKNGSKEDLKNTFLCLPKKFNFNSEDFLNQQENCLEEDLRLLLKNA
- a CDS encoding GNVR domain-containing protein yields the protein MNDILLVVKKRMVLILVFVAAVSIFEAVRINKIKPMYAVTASLILENMAPKSVTDNDMFYAPNDLGVDYYRTQCRILSSRFLAEKVFNMLHLDNDVEFKDSKDPVGLLLSKVSVEQERYSWAVFVHVYDNNPKRAALIANAIVDAYIIQDVERKLLLKQNNKPTFSLPIEQLKEMSMEKMSIISGIRILDKAVVPNSPVFPNRIKSIMLAIIISAFAGVVISYAFEIFSPSLKKVKKAKLQ
- a CDS encoding glycosyltransferase — encoded protein: MMRKKMRIVILGTRGIPANYGGFETFVEELSKRLVKNGHSVTVYARKGLNKFDTFFYEGVKVIVLPTIRHKYLDTVVHTFFSVFHAIFTKADIMFFCNSINSIFMAMPRIFGKKCIINVGGLEWKRKKWGFFGRFAYKVSELLSIQFSNAVVTDSKVLKAYYKGKFNINTNYISYGANKRINFEDDDGLLNKFGLIGKRYMLYVSRLEPENNAHIVIKAYEKVNTEIPLVIAGDAPYAKKYISQLHNTRDSRIKFLGRISKNECNVLLSNSYLYIHGNEVGGTNPALLQAMACGNCVLVNGVNFNIEVIGDAGIWFEQNNIIDLKNKIEFLLKSPEVADRYRLLARERVERYYNWGDVANSYEELFYSFL